AAAGGCTCTTGTGCAAGACGTGCAGAGGACAGTCTGCTGGCATCAAGCACTGGAACGTATCGCTGTCCTCTTCCTCAAGCATGGAGGACACCATCATTAGTCAAACAATAGAAACAATTTACCAGCCGTCCCTCTCAAAGGACGAGGCCCCTAATAGCACCTTTAAGCATCACCCTCACAAACGCCTACTGTCATCTCAGAGTTCATTTGACGGGCTAGAGGATTCCAATGAGACTTGCCTGAGTGACATTGAACCTGGACCCTCAAACCAACAGACTTCTATTGAAGCAGAGGGAGAACTGGAACCACAACCAGGGCACCTTAACGGAAAGAGAGACACCCTACGTCTCTCCCTGAGAGAGACCACGTATGAGACAGCCTCTCCGGGGTGTGGGAGGGGCCGTACGAGCCAGAGTGAAGGACCAGTGATGTTGCCAAACAGTAAACCAGATTTGCCTGATGTATGGATCAAACGAGATGGGCAGAGGGAAGATACAAGCTGAATTAGATTTCAAAAGATATGTCTAATCTAAGCATGCAGAAGTGTTCGGTTCATCATCTGTCAGCTTGACTAGCTCAGTCAGAAACGGCAGAATGTTACGTTTGTGAATAAGATTCTTTGTAATGGATTTACACATTTTGGAAAATTCAcagctggacacacactggaaGTTAGATAATCACTGACCTTTTTGTTATTCAACTGTATTACCCTGATCTATATCCATAGTCTGGATGGATTCTTAGACAATAATGTCATTTGAACACTAGAATAatttcaaaatacatttttttttttgatgtGAGGGAAGGGGCTCTTTTGTTTGAGCTATGTATTCCACGCACCCACCATCAAAACAAGACATATAACATAGTGATGGAAGTTACATCACTACAAGTAGATCAGAAATTGtgtgtaatttaaaaaaacatttttgtaaaCCACTTCACTGTCAGAATGTACAACACTCATTGCTGTTGTACAAAGTCAAATGCCAAGAAATGTAACATTAATTTGGTGACTTAAGACAATTCTGTGTGTATTAATTATTTAGGGGACCTGAACAGCACTGTTATATACACTTACAGTAGGGAGCTGCAGATGCACTGCAGATGTATATAGTGAGCCTTATCCTTTGATAATGAAAGAATGAAGGTCTTGTACATGAAACCAACTGATGTATTGGCAGGCCTGAATCTGACAAAGGTGATTTTTACCAGCTTGGTGGCTCCTTCCATCATTAAACATGACTTGTAGATAACCAGCTTCACAGCACGGTTCAAAGAAATGTAGAATCATTGTTCTATGTAGAGTAACACGATCTCTACTAAGGCTTGACTGGGTAATCAAAAATTGTAGTTCTACATCCGCAGAGCAGCCTTCACTACATTTCACCACCTGCTGGAACAtcagattaaatatatatatatgtgtgtttgccTTGACAGAACACATGCAGTCTATGGATCATGGTGTACAATGTGCAGCATGTGCCAAATCTTTGCAACAGTCGTTTTTCCATGAagaaaatgtaaatgtgttttatgTGAAAGGGATTATCCTTTACAATAGtggagttgtatttttgtttcaaaaTACAACCCAGAATAATGTATGTATTAAGGGTTTAATGAAATGACTGCAAAAATTAATGCGAAGAATTGTAAAATGTGCCTACAAGCAGGGTTATTTTGAAGTTGTCTCATCCGAAAGGGTTTCCCTTTTGACCACTGACTCAGTGATCATAAGTCTTGGATGAGCTTTTGAAATAACCTGCCTTAGAGAAAGGAATGATAGAAAGGAATGATAGAACTTAACTTTAGGCTTTTGAGGAGCAGAGAAAACGGAAAGGTTGCAATGACTATTAAAACCTGAGATAACACGGTACTTGTACTCATTTTCACATGGTGGAAAGtttaaaaataattataataaaaagTGTATTTTTCCCGCAGAATGGGTTGTTTTATTCAATGCCATGAAAATAAAATTTCATTGTCCAACTTTATGAAAATGTTTATTTGGTTTTCAATTAGAAGGGCTACTGAAAAGAAATCCTAGATAAACATCTTCCTGGCTTAGAGTCCAATGGAAAATATATGGTCCAAAGTAATATATCCCTTAACGTGAGTCAGAGGGAAATGaattatacaatttaaaaacagAATTATTCATGATTTACAGAACCGTGAGCCATAGAACTAACAACCGAGCTTGGTTCACCAAGTGTCCAAAGACACTTCAACAAAACAACAATAGTGATATTTTACATCCTATTGGGCACATCACATAGTACACTGCCTGCACTTCTGTTGTACAACATCCCTATAGTGCCTTAGTCTTCAATCCAGTCATCCTTGGCCCAGTCAGGTAGGCGAGTTGAATATTCAAAGTCTGGTCCTTTATAGCGCAACGCATGGAGGTACATGATGAGCTCCTTCTCGGTGGGATCCGGACGGACAATCTTACACTCGCTACACAGAGGGTCTTTCGTGTTTGTAGCAGCTAAGTGAGAAGATTCTGTGGACTCAGTTTGATCATTTTCATCAGCTGGTCCGGGTACTGCACCGGGTAAGGCTGGACTGCTGTGGACCTGAATTGCACTCTGTTCTACGTCACTCAGTGTACAGTTACTTGAAACAGAATTGCAAACACGTGGCAACAGCTCTGGCTGAGGTGTCTGAGCATCAGTCTGCACATTGCTCACTTGTACCAGTACCTCATCTGGGATGTCTAGGAGATGAAGACTCTCCTTCAAACGATGTTCCTCCAGAATCGCTTTGAGAAGCTCATCGTCGCTCATGCCCATCAGGCCTCCCTTTGCCCTTTGGGGACCCCAAGCAGAGGAGCCATAGACAGGGTCGTTGAGGATGGGGTAGCCCAGGAACTGGAGGTGGACACGAATCTGGTGAGTGCGGCCAGTGAGAGGGAGGCAACGCACTACACTGGAGTGGCCGTTCCAGCTGAGCCTTTGGAAGACTGTGCGGCAATCCTTGCCTTTAGGATGCACTCTGCACAGTCCCACCTTGAAGGAGACCACCAGGATGGGCTCCTCACAGATGATCTCACCCTCTGGGAACTCCCCTTCCACTCGACAGACATACTCCTTCTCCAGCTGTAAAAGATGACAGACTATCAGTCACATATCAAACTGTAATAATGTATATTTGATGTTCCCTCTCAGAGAGATTATACTTGAGCCCCTATTTAATCCAAACTGATGACCAGATTTCTAGGATAAATATCATCAGGAAACACAATGTTCCTTTTCGATTGATTGGTGCACACTGGACTAGAGGATGTCTTACCTGTCTGTCTCGCACCAACACATCCAGTTTCTGGGACACTTCCAAAGTCCGGGCGAAGAGCAGCACCCCAGATGTTAGGCGATCCAACCGGTGCACAGTGTGAAGGCCACATATGCCCCGTTCCTTTCCCAGGATGAAAATGACCGTGTTGTGACGGAAGCGCCCACAAGGATGAACTGGCATCGAGGCTGGCTTGTCAACTACCAAAACCTCCCCATTATCTTCCAAAATCTCCAGTGGCCGGCCAACTACAGGTGGCTCATGGCGATGCACTGTATTCCTTAGGAAGTCATTGTTCTGAGGGTGGAAAAGACAGGTCTGACAATATTTATTctgcacagatttttttttttacaatttaggGACAAAGTTAGATAGACTCTTGTATCTAATTCAAGCCAACATAATCAGAAACCATCTAATTCAAGCCAACATAATCAGAGTCAGAGACAAAGATTGAACTCACCCTGAGTGTTACAGAGAGGTCATCCATTGGGGTTTCATTGAGTCGGATGCGTCCTAGTTTGGAAGCCATAACGTAGTACTCCAACGGCTCAGCTCGGAATTCACTGCTGAAAACCTCGAGAAGAGTTTTCCCAATCCAGCGTCCCTTGCAGTACGTTTTGAAGTCGAAGTAGTATGGGCGCACTTTGCGTAGACCTCCTTCAAAATAGTATGTTGTTTCATCAAAATGCTCTTTGCTGAAACTTACGCCGGGGTTGCGTTTTTGAGGGGGAGGAATGTATCTCTCTCCTGTACGGAGTTGTTTCTTCCCACCTCCTCGTCGTCTCTTTCCACGACTACTtttctctgggtcttccttctcTTCGCTCTTACGTTTACAAGTTTCTTTCAACTCGTCTGTGGTAGAATTGACTGAAGTGTTTGAGGTATTTACCGCTGACACCCTCGTCATTTCTGTCGACTCCATTGTATGCGACATTACTGTAAAATGGTTTTGATGCAAACGTGGGCCAGATGATAACTCATTTACTGAGTTGTAAAGTGTATGTTCTTttgtcactttacaaattaaatCGCTATAATTTGTGACGTTTGTCAATTGCGCATTGCAAGGTCTAGCACGTGATAGTGTTCTGTTATTAAGCGTTATTTCGCGTTTGTTAAAGATTTGGAGAACATAGAAAATGTTCTTGATATAACGTACCATCAAATTTAAGAAAGAGTATCGTTTTCTCTAGGGAGCTCTGTAAAAATCACTGTTTTGTCGATTAAAGGTAAATAAAAGCATCTGTAAAATGTGTCCAAACTACTCACACGTATCTCACTGAAGCAGCCTAACATGCAGCCAAAAAGTATGGGTCTCCCTTCCAAATGACTACGGGCACTCGTCGatgacgcccctgtgtgttagTAGTCCGTTTCAAAGCCTTATCAAATATCCTCATCCTCCTGACACTGAATATTGCTTCACACCTAATGCTTCACacataaaaacataataaaatcATAGACGTAAATAAATAGCATTTTTGATCTCTTATACAGGCAATGGTTAAATTGATAGAGGCAAAGTGTATTAAAAAAAAGCCCAAAGCCAAACAATCCCATCTCTCTCAAATAAAACAACATTATTTCCCATGCATTTACACACAAACAAGCGTTTTCATTACAATATTTGTATTAATAAATTATGACATTACTGTATAATCATTtcagtatttaaaaaataaagactaAACTGCATCTATTCTCATCGTTATGTAAAAAGGGTTGTTTTTCTGTTGCCGATACAGACTACTTGTAATCATTTATAGGTTAGACTATGTTTACTTGCATTCACATCAgtaattagaagaaaaaaatcatGTTCACTTTTATCAAGACATCTTCCTGTTGGTTGGTACGATGACTCAATTTGTATGAGGGTTGTCATATCCCTTTAATTTTTGTAAAATGAAATACATGAATAAGCCGACCTTTCAGCTAGACATCTGTGAGGAACAAACAGTGGGTCGATGTTTTGAATGCATATACAAAACGGGAGCACTTAAATGAACGATTTTAGCAATCACAGACAGAGTCGTTAATCCAAAAAGCCCTTGGCAACCCTCTTCAACCCTCTGGGATAATGTTCATCTGCTGCCCAGTTTTAGTCAATAAGCAAATGGGAAGTGTTGCtaggcagcagacagacagagatctaaaaaaaaaaaaaactcaataGCTGCAGCACCAGCACCACCATCTGCAAGGGCAACCACACCACATGGAAGTCACCTCCTGCAAG
This genomic stretch from Oncorhynchus kisutch isolate 150728-3 linkage group LG7, Okis_V2, whole genome shotgun sequence harbors:
- the rpusd2 gene encoding pseudouridylate synthase RPUSD2, which translates into the protein MVRYIKNIFYVLQIFNKREITLNNRTLSRARPCNAQLTNVTNYSDLICKVTKEHTLYNSVNELSSGPRLHQNHFTVMSHTMESTEMTRVSAVNTSNTSVNSTTDELKETCKRKSEEKEDPEKSSRGKRRRGGGKKQLRTGERYIPPPQKRNPGVSFSKEHFDETTYYFEGGLRKVRPYYFDFKTYCKGRWIGKTLLEVFSSEFRAEPLEYYVMASKLGRIRLNETPMDDLSVTLRNNDFLRNTVHRHEPPVVGRPLEILEDNGEVLVVDKPASMPVHPCGRFRHNTVIFILGKERGICGLHTVHRLDRLTSGVLLFARTLEVSQKLDVLVRDRQLEKEYVCRVEGEFPEGEIICEEPILVVSFKVGLCRVHPKGKDCRTVFQRLSWNGHSSVVRCLPLTGRTHQIRVHLQFLGYPILNDPVYGSSAWGPQRAKGGLMGMSDDELLKAILEEHRLKESLHLLDIPDEVLVQVSNVQTDAQTPQPELLPRVCNSVSSNCTLSDVEQSAIQVHSSPALPGAVPGPADENDQTESTESSHLAATNTKDPLCSECKIVRPDPTEKELIMYLHALRYKGPDFEYSTRLPDWAKDDWIED